In Achromobacter spanius, the following proteins share a genomic window:
- a CDS encoding tripartite tricarboxylate transporter substrate binding protein, giving the protein MTDHPCSIALPRRRSLLKLGLGLGLALPTALALSPAARAATFPTRPITLIVPFPAGGATDTQMRALAVAASRELGQSVVIANRPGAGGTLGPAAMAHSAAPDGYTVSVVVGTLFRYPFLQQVNYDPVQDFTYIACMTAYSYGIVVRQDAPWKTLDELIAHARAHPEKISYGATGAGGSGRIAIERLSRLTGTTFNFIPYKGAAEETTALLGGHIQMVADAGWGPMIDTGRARLLAIIGDARAKRVPEVPTMTELGYPIVATNPVGIAGPKGMDPKTVAVLQKAFHRAARDPEYNRALETADQPHMLMDSAAYTEFAVRQVAEEKRFVAELGLKTQ; this is encoded by the coding sequence ATGACGGATCATCCTTGCAGCATCGCCTTGCCCAGACGCCGCAGCCTGCTCAAGTTGGGGCTTGGGTTGGGGCTTGCCCTGCCCACCGCGCTGGCGCTCAGCCCGGCCGCGCGCGCGGCCACCTTTCCGACGCGGCCCATTACCTTGATCGTGCCCTTTCCCGCCGGCGGCGCCACCGATACGCAAATGCGCGCGCTGGCGGTGGCGGCCTCGCGCGAACTGGGCCAGAGCGTGGTCATTGCCAACCGGCCAGGCGCGGGCGGCACGCTGGGGCCGGCCGCCATGGCGCACAGCGCCGCGCCGGACGGCTACACGGTGTCGGTGGTGGTGGGCACGCTGTTTCGCTACCCGTTCCTGCAACAGGTGAACTACGACCCCGTGCAGGACTTCACTTACATCGCCTGCATGACGGCGTATTCCTACGGCATCGTGGTGCGCCAGGATGCGCCCTGGAAGACGCTGGACGAACTGATCGCCCATGCGCGTGCCCATCCGGAGAAGATCAGCTACGGCGCCACGGGCGCGGGCGGGTCGGGCCGCATTGCCATCGAACGCCTGTCCAGGCTGACCGGCACGACGTTCAATTTCATTCCGTACAAGGGCGCGGCGGAAGAAACCACGGCGCTATTGGGCGGCCACATCCAGATGGTGGCGGACGCGGGCTGGGGCCCGATGATCGACACGGGACGCGCGCGCCTGTTGGCCATCATCGGCGATGCGCGCGCCAAGCGCGTGCCCGAGGTGCCCACCATGACCGAACTGGGTTACCCCATCGTGGCGACCAACCCCGTGGGCATCGCCGGCCCCAAGGGCATGGACCCGAAGACGGTGGCCGTGCTGCAAAAGGCCTTCCACCGCGCGGCACGCGACCCCGAGTACAACCGCGCCCTGGAAACGGCGGACCAGCCGCACATGCTGATGGACAGCGCGGCCTATACGGAATTCGCCGTCAGGCAAGTGGCGGAGGAAAAGCGCTTCGTGGCGGAACTGGGGCTGAAGACGCAGTAG
- a CDS encoding tautomerase family protein, translating into MPILNVQILQGHSAAQKAALLTAASNAVVESIAAPLPSVRIVLQEVPAENVIVAGEIGKRMVRVDVALIEGRDEAKKAALIAALNQAVCTSIDISGDDVRVLIRDVPKVDMGVANGISAKAAGR; encoded by the coding sequence ATGCCCATTTTGAATGTCCAGATCCTGCAAGGCCATTCGGCCGCCCAGAAGGCCGCCTTGCTCACGGCCGCGTCCAACGCGGTGGTTGAAAGCATTGCCGCGCCGCTGCCCAGCGTGCGTATCGTGTTGCAGGAAGTGCCCGCCGAAAATGTGATCGTGGCGGGTGAGATCGGCAAGCGCATGGTGCGGGTGGACGTGGCGCTGATTGAAGGGCGCGACGAAGCCAAGAAGGCCGCGCTCATCGCCGCGCTGAACCAGGCCGTGTGCACCAGTATCGACATCTCGGGCGACGACGTGCGGGTGCTGATCCGCGACGTGCCCAAGGTGGACATGGGCGTGGCCAACGGCATCAGCGCCAAGGCAGCCGGCCGCTAA
- a CDS encoding quaternary amine ABC transporter ATP-binding protein, protein MSKIEVKNIYKVFGSHPKKWLEAAQGGMSKEQLLAESGHTLGLRDISLSIEEGSIYVIMGLSGSGKSTLIRHFNRLIEPSAGHILVDGVDVVSLNKRDLEVFRQKKMSMVFQRFGLFPHRTVLDNAAYGLTVQGVGRAEREKRARDWLEQVGLAGFENQYPHQLSGGMQQRVGLARALATDAEILLMDEAFSALDPLIRREMQDQLLQLQAKLNKTIVFITHDLDEALRLGNRIAILKDGELVQEGTPEDILLNPANDYVQSFLQDVNRTKVLNATHAVNPARLTLTMRSRPAHALDRMRAMDYEYAPVLDGKRLAGVLTAKAAEQAIQEGARDVSRFVEDLASVPATAGLGEVLAQLVHSDQPVAVTGEDDEFLGMLSRKKVVELVTPALAETTPEPATAELEGQPAPEHRGEAA, encoded by the coding sequence ATGAGCAAGATCGAAGTCAAGAACATCTACAAGGTCTTTGGATCGCATCCGAAGAAGTGGCTGGAAGCCGCCCAGGGCGGCATGAGCAAGGAACAACTGCTGGCCGAAAGCGGCCACACGCTGGGCCTGCGCGACATCAGCCTGTCGATTGAAGAAGGCAGCATCTACGTCATCATGGGGCTGTCGGGCTCCGGCAAGTCGACCTTGATCCGCCACTTCAACCGCCTGATCGAGCCCAGCGCCGGCCATATTCTGGTCGATGGCGTGGATGTCGTCAGCCTGAACAAGCGCGACCTTGAAGTCTTCCGTCAAAAGAAGATGAGCATGGTGTTCCAGCGCTTTGGCCTGTTTCCGCACCGCACCGTGCTGGACAACGCCGCCTACGGCCTGACCGTGCAGGGCGTGGGCCGCGCCGAACGCGAAAAGCGGGCGCGCGACTGGCTGGAACAAGTGGGCCTGGCCGGTTTCGAAAACCAGTATCCGCACCAACTGTCCGGCGGCATGCAGCAGCGCGTGGGCCTGGCGCGCGCGCTGGCCACCGATGCCGAAATCCTGCTGATGGACGAAGCGTTCTCGGCGCTGGACCCGCTTATCCGCCGCGAAATGCAAGACCAGTTGCTGCAATTGCAGGCCAAGCTGAACAAGACCATCGTGTTCATCACGCACGATCTGGACGAAGCGCTGCGCCTGGGCAACCGGATCGCCATCCTGAAGGACGGCGAACTGGTGCAGGAAGGCACGCCGGAAGACATTCTGTTGAACCCGGCCAACGATTACGTGCAGTCGTTCCTGCAAGACGTGAACCGCACCAAGGTGCTCAACGCCACGCACGCCGTGAACCCGGCGCGCCTGACCCTCACGATGCGTTCGCGTCCGGCGCACGCGCTGGACCGCATGCGCGCCATGGACTACGAATACGCGCCGGTGCTGGACGGCAAGCGCCTGGCCGGTGTGTTGACCGCGAAGGCGGCCGAGCAAGCCATCCAGGAAGGCGCGCGCGACGTGTCGCGCTTTGTTGAAGACCTGGCCTCGGTGCCCGCCACGGCGGGCCTGGGCGAAGTGCTGGCGCAGTTGGTGCATAGCGACCAGCCGGTGGCCGTCACAGGCGAGGACGACGAATTCCTGGGCATGCTGTCGCGCAAGAAGGTCGTGGAGCTGGTGACCCCGGCGCTTGCGGAAACCACGCCGGAACCGGCCACCGCCGAACTTGAAGGCCAACCCGCTCCCGAGCATCGGGGCGAAGCGGCCTGA
- a CDS encoding ABC transporter permease, with translation MFPEIIPARQVRAAIDGFVDHLVTNYADTLETLSQPVLHALVWLEQLLRSSPWWAVVGVTVAIAWGVSRRIGLSLAMGALLCMIGVLGLWDAGMQTLALMIMAAGLSVLIGIPLGVLMARVNWLRSIMLPVLDVMQTMPSFVYLIPVVMLFGLGKIPAIIATVIYAVPPLIRLTDLGIRLVDREVLEASRAFGANPRQQLFGVQLPLALPNIMAGINQTTMMALSMVVIASMIGARGLGYEVLLGINRLEVGRGLLAGLGIVVLAVLFDRITQSYGQRMRMGGQR, from the coding sequence ATGTTTCCTGAAATTATTCCCGCCCGCCAGGTCAGGGCGGCGATCGACGGGTTCGTCGATCACCTGGTCACCAACTACGCCGACACGCTAGAGACTCTGTCTCAGCCGGTGCTGCACGCTCTGGTGTGGTTGGAGCAATTGCTGCGCAGTTCGCCCTGGTGGGCCGTGGTTGGCGTTACCGTGGCGATCGCCTGGGGCGTCAGCCGCCGCATCGGCCTGAGCCTGGCCATGGGCGCGCTGCTGTGCATGATCGGCGTGCTGGGCCTGTGGGACGCCGGCATGCAGACCTTGGCGCTGATGATCATGGCCGCTGGCCTGTCGGTGCTGATCGGCATTCCGCTGGGCGTGCTGATGGCCCGCGTAAACTGGCTGCGTTCCATCATGCTGCCGGTGCTGGACGTGATGCAGACCATGCCCAGCTTCGTGTACCTGATTCCGGTCGTGATGCTGTTTGGCCTGGGCAAGATTCCCGCCATCATCGCCACCGTGATCTACGCCGTGCCGCCGCTGATCCGCCTGACCGACCTGGGCATCCGCCTGGTTGACCGCGAAGTGCTGGAAGCGTCGCGCGCCTTTGGCGCCAACCCGCGCCAGCAGCTCTTTGGCGTGCAGTTGCCGCTGGCGCTGCCCAACATCATGGCGGGCATCAACCAGACGACGATGATGGCGCTGTCCATGGTGGTGATCGCCTCGATGATCGGCGCGCGCGGCCTGGGCTATGAAGTGTTGCTGGGCATCAACCGCCTGGAAGTGGGGCGTGGCCTGTTGGCGGGCCTGGGTATCGTGGTGCTGGCCGTGCTGTTCGACCGGATCACGCAATCGTATGGACAGCGCATGCGCATGGGAGGCCAGCGATGA
- a CDS encoding ABC transporter substrate-binding protein: MRFTPVKTLAAAAVMFAFAGVAQAADAPECEIKRPVNFGAMNWESNLVLVDVERFIMEKGYGCKTETLPTETLPALAALERGDLDINTEIWLNSVADPWDRAQKTGKVKRIGDLYMGAEGWYIPRYTAERLPELKSAADLPKFKDEFKDPEEPGKGRFYGCPAGWGCEVTSNNLFHALKLDDTYTLYSPGTGAAQKAALMSAYKRKQNVVFYYWSPTPLVGAMDLVKLDMPPYDAEKHKCLTSTKCANPEPSAYPDNPVFTAVNTKFSEEAPTLTAFLSKVSVPLPVINETLAHMEESGDDSNAVAKWFLKNKPDVWTKWVPAEVATRVQSAL, translated from the coding sequence ATGCGTTTTACCCCTGTCAAGACCCTGGCCGCCGCGGCCGTCATGTTTGCCTTTGCTGGCGTGGCCCAAGCCGCTGACGCCCCCGAATGCGAGATCAAGCGCCCGGTCAATTTCGGCGCCATGAACTGGGAATCCAACCTGGTTCTGGTTGATGTCGAACGTTTCATCATGGAAAAGGGCTACGGTTGCAAAACCGAAACCCTGCCGACGGAAACCCTGCCCGCCTTGGCCGCGCTTGAGCGCGGCGACCTGGATATCAATACCGAGATCTGGCTGAACAGCGTCGCCGACCCCTGGGATCGCGCGCAAAAGACCGGCAAGGTCAAGCGCATTGGCGACCTCTACATGGGCGCCGAAGGCTGGTACATCCCGCGCTACACGGCGGAACGCCTGCCCGAACTGAAGTCCGCCGCCGACTTGCCGAAGTTCAAGGACGAATTCAAGGACCCGGAAGAGCCCGGCAAGGGCCGTTTCTATGGCTGCCCGGCGGGCTGGGGTTGCGAAGTCACCAGCAACAACCTGTTCCACGCCTTGAAGCTGGACGACACCTACACGCTGTACTCGCCCGGCACGGGCGCCGCGCAGAAAGCCGCGCTGATGTCGGCCTACAAGCGCAAGCAGAACGTGGTTTTCTACTACTGGTCGCCCACGCCGCTGGTTGGCGCGATGGACCTGGTCAAGTTGGATATGCCGCCCTATGACGCCGAAAAGCACAAGTGCCTGACGTCGACCAAGTGCGCCAATCCCGAACCCAGCGCCTACCCCGACAACCCCGTCTTCACCGCCGTGAACACCAAGTTCTCGGAAGAAGCGCCGACGCTGACCGCGTTCCTGTCCAAGGTATCGGTGCCGCTGCCGGTCATCAACGAGACCCTGGCCCACATGGAAGAGTCCGGCGATGACTCCAACGCCGTGGCCAAGTGGTTCCTGAAGAACAAGCCCGACGTCTGGACCAAGTGGGTTCCCGCCGAGGTCGCCACTCGCGTCCAGAGCGCGCTGTAA
- a CDS encoding class I SAM-dependent methyltransferase produces the protein MNPLLSVVQRKLEALPVPVQLVLPDGAVLGPPDPRVRFVTHDKAALVHLAEGGVGVLGQDYVEGRIDIEGNMRDVMAAASALLPGSPVEAARSGWLTELVRRVMSVWRHSIERDAKQIEFHYDLSDDFYALWLDPRRVYSCAYFRTPDMTLAQAQEAKLDLICRKLRLRAGERFLDVGAGWGGLLLWAAEHYGVDATGITLSRNQHAHVTKLIQEKGLAGRVRMELLDYRKLDESMPYDKIASVGMFEHVGRAQLEGYFAKLRRLLKPGGLIMNHGITAAGVYNPELGNGMGEFIEKYIFPGGELTHISVVMQAMTNGGLEEVDVENLRPHYARTLWAWSDALEARLPEAAQILSGDQGARSLRAYRLYLAGCAMAFEHGWIALHQILGQTPAVGRPDELDNASDLSYPWRRDYMYADGGAPGAPKTE, from the coding sequence GTGAATCCTTTGCTGTCTGTCGTGCAACGCAAACTTGAAGCCCTGCCTGTGCCCGTCCAACTGGTGCTGCCTGATGGCGCGGTGCTGGGGCCGCCTGACCCGCGCGTGCGCTTCGTAACGCATGACAAGGCGGCGCTTGTCCATCTGGCCGAAGGCGGCGTGGGCGTGCTGGGGCAGGACTACGTGGAAGGGCGCATCGATATCGAAGGCAATATGCGCGACGTGATGGCGGCGGCATCGGCGTTGTTGCCGGGCTCGCCGGTGGAGGCGGCGCGCAGCGGGTGGCTGACCGAATTGGTGCGCCGCGTGATGTCGGTGTGGCGTCACTCCATAGAGCGCGATGCCAAGCAGATCGAGTTCCATTACGACCTGTCCGACGATTTCTACGCGCTGTGGCTGGACCCGCGCCGGGTCTATTCCTGCGCGTACTTCCGCACGCCGGACATGACGCTGGCACAAGCCCAGGAAGCCAAGCTTGATCTCATTTGCCGCAAGCTGCGCCTGCGCGCAGGCGAGCGCTTTCTGGATGTGGGCGCGGGTTGGGGCGGCCTGCTGCTGTGGGCCGCCGAGCACTATGGCGTGGATGCCACCGGCATCACGCTGTCGCGCAACCAGCACGCGCACGTGACGAAGCTGATCCAGGAAAAGGGCCTGGCCGGGCGGGTTCGCATGGAACTGCTGGATTACCGCAAGCTCGATGAGTCCATGCCCTACGACAAGATTGCCTCGGTGGGCATGTTCGAGCATGTGGGCCGGGCACAGTTGGAAGGCTACTTCGCCAAGCTGCGCCGCCTGCTTAAACCGGGCGGGCTGATCATGAACCATGGCATTACGGCGGCGGGCGTCTACAACCCCGAGCTGGGCAACGGCATGGGCGAATTCATTGAAAAATACATCTTCCCCGGCGGCGAATTGACGCATATCAGCGTGGTCATGCAGGCCATGACCAACGGCGGGCTGGAAGAGGTGGACGTTGAAAACCTGCGGCCGCATTACGCGCGCACGCTGTGGGCCTGGAGTGACGCATTGGAAGCCCGCCTGCCCGAAGCGGCGCAAATACTGAGCGGCGACCAGGGCGCGCGGTCCTTGCGCGCGTATCGCTTGTACCTGGCGGGCTGCGCCATGGCGTTCGAGCACGGCTGGATTGCCCTGCACCAGATCCTGGGCCAGACGCCTGCCGTGGGAAGGCCGGACGAACTGGATAACGCGTCGGATTTGTCTTACCCGTGGCGGCGCGACTACATGTACGCGGACGGCGGGGCGCCCGGGGCCCCAAAAACTGAATAA
- a CDS encoding Bcr/CflA family multidrug efflux MFS transporter: MGALTAIGPFAIDMYLPAFPTIAANLGVSRGDVERTLAAYLIGLALAQVFYGPMADRFGRKPPLMVGLALFMVASLGCALSSSVEALTGWRVVQAMGGAAGIVIPRAVIRDHYETHEAARAMSLLMLIMGLAPILAPLLGGQLLAITSWRSLFWIMLAGGAMLMFAVAKIMKESLVPERVVPLRWSTILRNYRDLFAHRGFMAHSLAGGFGQAGMFAYIIGSPRVFIELYGVAPQYYGLLFGTNALSLIICSQISARLLRTYTPRQLQRKALISLATASLVAVALTLAGWMTLPLLMVCLIGYMGSQGFVNPNSAALALSEQGKRLGAASALLGTLQLSCGALAGFAVSAWQTDSALPLTTTLATCACLSWISGRVAQTHTAQA, translated from the coding sequence ATGGGCGCGCTGACTGCGATCGGCCCGTTCGCCATCGACATGTATCTGCCCGCATTCCCGACCATTGCGGCGAATCTGGGCGTGTCCCGAGGCGATGTCGAACGCACGCTGGCCGCCTACCTGATCGGCCTGGCGCTGGCGCAGGTGTTCTATGGGCCGATGGCCGACCGCTTTGGCCGCAAGCCGCCGCTGATGGTCGGCCTGGCGCTTTTCATGGTGGCCTCGTTGGGGTGTGCGCTGTCCAGCTCCGTTGAAGCGTTGACCGGCTGGCGCGTGGTGCAAGCCATGGGCGGCGCGGCGGGCATCGTGATCCCACGGGCGGTCATCCGCGACCACTATGAAACCCATGAAGCGGCGCGCGCCATGTCGCTGCTGATGCTGATCATGGGCCTGGCTCCCATCCTGGCGCCGTTGCTGGGCGGGCAATTGCTGGCCATTACGTCCTGGCGCAGCCTGTTCTGGATCATGCTGGCTGGCGGCGCGATGCTGATGTTCGCCGTGGCCAAGATCATGAAGGAATCCCTGGTGCCCGAGCGCGTCGTGCCGCTGCGCTGGAGCACCATCCTGCGCAACTACCGTGATCTGTTCGCGCATCGCGGCTTCATGGCGCACAGCCTGGCAGGCGGATTCGGCCAGGCCGGTATGTTCGCCTACATCATTGGTTCGCCGCGCGTGTTTATCGAACTGTATGGTGTGGCGCCCCAGTATTACGGCCTGCTGTTCGGCACCAACGCGCTGTCGCTCATCATTTGCTCGCAAATCAGCGCCCGCCTGCTGCGCACCTACACGCCTCGCCAGTTGCAGCGCAAGGCGCTGATCTCGCTGGCCACGGCCAGCCTGGTGGCGGTGGCCCTGACATTGGCCGGTTGGATGACGCTGCCTCTCTTGATGGTGTGCCTGATCGGCTACATGGGCAGCCAGGGCTTCGTGAACCCGAACTCGGCGGCGCTGGCGCTGTCGGAGCAAGGCAAGCGCCTGGGCGCGGCGTCCGCCTTATTGGGGACACTGCAATTGTCCTGCGGCGCACTGGCCGGATTCGCCGTCAGCGCCTGGCAAACGGATAGCGCCCTGCCCCTGACCACCACCCTGGCGACCTGCGCCTGCCTGTCGTGGATTTCGGGGCGTGTCGCGCAAACGCACACCGCGCAAGCTTGA
- the rpmB gene encoding 50S ribosomal protein L28 yields the protein MARVCQVTGKGPMVGNNVSHANNKTKRRFLPNLQSRRFWVESENRWVRLRVSAKAIRTIDKNGIEAVLAEMRARGEMA from the coding sequence ATGGCACGCGTATGCCAAGTGACCGGCAAAGGCCCGATGGTGGGCAACAATGTTTCGCACGCGAACAACAAGACCAAGCGTCGCTTCCTGCCGAACCTGCAATCGCGCCGGTTCTGGGTTGAAAGCGAAAACCGCTGGGTTCGCCTGCGTGTTTCGGCTAAGGCCATCCGCACGATCGACAAGAACGGCATCGAAGCCGTGCTGGCCGAAATGCGTGCCCGCGGCGAAATGGCCTAA
- the rpmG gene encoding 50S ribosomal protein L33 — translation MAKGIREKIKLESTAGTGHFYTTTKNKRNMPEKMLIKKFDPVARKHVDYKETKLK, via the coding sequence ATGGCCAAAGGTATCCGCGAAAAGATCAAGCTCGAGTCGACTGCCGGCACGGGTCATTTCTACACGACCACCAAGAACAAGCGCAACATGCCCGAGAAGATGCTGATCAAGAAATTTGATCCGGTCGCTCGCAAGCACGTTGACTACAAGGAAACCAAGCTGAAGTAA
- a CDS encoding ABC transporter substrate-binding protein — protein MLPSCLTLLRRALAPALLALALTPVGVAVAKDKEPPIRIGEINSYKAIPAFLGPYKKGWQLAVEQVNAEGGVLGRKLEVISRDDNGNPGDSVRAAQELIAREKVELLFGGFLSNTGLALTDFAKQQKVFFLAAEPLTDKITWQEGNRYTYRLRPSTWMHVAALAPKALALRKKRWAIVYPNYEYGQSAVATFKAMMKSFQSDVEFVAEQAVPLGKVDAGAVVQALADAKPDAIFNVLFAADLTRFVREGNTRGLFENMPVVSVLSGEPEYLEPLGADTPTGWIVTGYPWYAIDTPANTAFVEAYKKRYNETPKVGSVVGYASLMSIAQGLKAAGAVDTEKLVDAFAGLKVDTPYGQIQYRKIDHQSTMGVYVGVTAVEDGKGIMKDFAYIDGARLQPPDEQVRKMRPAH, from the coding sequence ATGCTCCCCTCCTGCCTTACTTTGCTGCGCCGCGCGCTTGCGCCCGCACTCCTGGCCCTGGCGCTGACGCCTGTCGGCGTTGCCGTCGCCAAGGACAAGGAACCGCCGATACGCATCGGCGAAATCAACAGCTACAAGGCCATTCCCGCCTTCCTGGGCCCCTACAAGAAGGGTTGGCAGTTGGCGGTGGAACAGGTCAATGCCGAAGGCGGCGTGCTGGGCAGGAAGCTGGAAGTCATCTCGCGCGACGACAACGGCAACCCGGGCGATTCGGTACGCGCCGCGCAAGAGCTGATTGCCCGCGAGAAAGTGGAACTGCTGTTCGGCGGTTTCCTCTCCAACACCGGCCTGGCGCTGACCGACTTCGCCAAACAGCAAAAGGTGTTCTTCCTGGCCGCCGAGCCGCTTACCGACAAGATCACCTGGCAAGAGGGCAACCGGTACACCTACCGCTTGCGCCCCTCCACCTGGATGCACGTGGCGGCGCTTGCGCCCAAGGCGCTGGCCTTGCGCAAGAAGCGTTGGGCCATCGTCTACCCCAATTACGAATACGGGCAATCCGCCGTGGCCACCTTCAAGGCCATGATGAAGTCGTTCCAGTCCGATGTGGAATTCGTGGCCGAGCAGGCCGTGCCGCTGGGCAAGGTGGACGCCGGCGCGGTGGTGCAGGCCTTGGCCGACGCCAAGCCCGACGCCATTTTCAACGTGCTGTTCGCCGCCGACCTGACCCGATTTGTCCGTGAAGGCAATACCCGTGGCCTGTTCGAAAACATGCCCGTCGTGTCCGTGCTGTCGGGCGAGCCGGAATACCTGGAACCGCTGGGCGCCGACACCCCCACCGGCTGGATCGTGACCGGCTACCCCTGGTATGCCATCGACACGCCCGCCAACACCGCCTTCGTCGAGGCCTACAAGAAGCGCTACAACGAAACGCCCAAAGTGGGGTCCGTGGTGGGCTATGCGTCACTGATGTCCATCGCCCAGGGCTTGAAAGCCGCCGGCGCCGTGGACACCGAGAAACTGGTGGACGCCTTTGCCGGCCTGAAGGTGGACACGCCCTACGGCCAGATCCAATACCGCAAGATCGACCATCAATCGACGATGGGCGTCTACGTTGGGGTGACGGCCGTGGAAGACGGCAAGGGCATCATGAAAGACTTCGCTTATATCGACGGCGCCCGCCTGCAACCGCCGGATGAGCAAGTGCGCAAGATGCGTCCCGCGCACTGA
- a CDS encoding ABC transporter permease — protein sequence MSLSGLLSQLLNGLADASALFLVSAGLSLIFGVTRVVNFAHGSFYMLGVYLAWTFTTWFGDGPAYWAGLLLAALATGLIGAAAEWLVLKRLYRAPELFQLLATFALVLIIGDAALAIWGPEDLFAARAPGLSGAVQILGRRFPQYDLLLIAAGPIVLGLLWLLLMRTRWGRLLRAAAENRSMLAALGVNQAWLFTSAFTLGAFLAGLGGALAAPRVPATLGLDLEIIASAFVVVVVGGLGSIPGAFLAALLICSVKAVFVFLGQVHIGPWVFNLSKLTLLAEFAVMAVVLVVRPWGLLGKAPAPSSHASAPERPIAPAGRRLRLAYGLLLLLLALVPVATLQWPYLGILMTEILIAALFAASLHFLTGLAGMTSFGHAAWFGLGAYGAALLLKLAAVPMEAALLLGPFAAAFGALLFGWFCVRLSGVYLAMLTLAVAQILWALAYQWDEVTGGSNGLIGLWPSPWLTQGPWFYYLTLAVCAAGILWLRRLAFSPLGYTLRGVRDSPLRAEALGMEARRVQWAGFVAASFAAGMAGSLYAFSKGSIAPDVMAVSRSVDGLMMVLLGGLQTLAGPLVGAAAYTWLQDTAARSTEYWHAVLGLAILALVMLFPDGLAGAAARLRGRRA from the coding sequence ATGAGCCTGTCGGGGCTGCTCTCGCAGCTGCTTAACGGCCTGGCGGACGCCAGCGCCTTGTTCCTGGTGTCCGCGGGTCTGTCGCTGATTTTCGGCGTGACCCGCGTGGTGAATTTCGCCCACGGCTCGTTCTACATGCTGGGCGTCTACCTGGCCTGGACCTTCACCACCTGGTTCGGCGACGGCCCCGCGTATTGGGCGGGCCTGTTGCTGGCCGCGCTGGCCACCGGCCTGATCGGCGCCGCGGCCGAATGGCTGGTGCTCAAGCGCCTGTACCGGGCGCCCGAACTGTTCCAGTTGCTGGCCACCTTTGCGCTCGTGCTTATCATCGGCGACGCCGCGTTGGCCATCTGGGGACCCGAGGATTTATTCGCCGCGCGCGCCCCCGGCCTGTCCGGCGCGGTCCAGATCCTGGGCCGCCGCTTTCCGCAATACGACCTGCTGTTGATCGCCGCCGGACCCATCGTACTGGGCCTGTTGTGGCTGCTCTTGATGCGCACGCGCTGGGGCCGCCTGCTGCGCGCCGCGGCGGAAAACCGCAGCATGCTGGCCGCACTCGGCGTGAACCAGGCCTGGCTTTTCACCTCCGCCTTTACCTTGGGCGCGTTCCTGGCCGGGCTGGGCGGCGCGCTTGCCGCCCCCCGTGTCCCCGCCACCTTGGGGCTGGACCTGGAGATCATCGCCAGCGCGTTCGTGGTGGTGGTGGTGGGCGGCCTGGGGTCGATACCCGGCGCCTTCCTGGCGGCGCTGCTGATCTGTTCCGTCAAGGCCGTGTTCGTCTTCCTGGGGCAAGTGCACATCGGCCCCTGGGTGTTCAACCTGTCGAAACTGACCCTGTTGGCCGAGTTTGCCGTGATGGCGGTGGTGCTGGTGGTGCGCCCCTGGGGCTTGCTGGGCAAAGCGCCCGCCCCAAGCTCCCACGCCAGCGCGCCCGAACGCCCCATTGCCCCGGCCGGCCGCCGCCTGCGGCTGGCCTATGGTCTGCTGCTGCTTCTGCTGGCGCTGGTGCCCGTCGCAACGTTGCAGTGGCCGTATCTGGGCATCTTGATGACCGAGATCCTCATTGCCGCGCTGTTCGCGGCCAGCCTGCACTTTTTGACCGGCTTGGCGGGCATGACCTCTTTTGGCCACGCCGCCTGGTTTGGCCTGGGCGCATACGGCGCGGCGCTGCTGCTCAAGCTGGCGGCCGTGCCCATGGAAGCCGCCCTGTTGCTAGGCCCCTTCGCCGCTGCGTTCGGCGCGCTGCTGTTCGGCTGGTTCTGCGTGCGCCTGTCCGGCGTGTATCTGGCCATGCTGACGCTGGCCGTTGCGCAAATACTCTGGGCGCTTGCTTACCAATGGGATGAGGTCACGGGCGGCAGCAATGGCCTGATCGGGCTGTGGCCCTCGCCGTGGCTGACGCAAGGACCTTGGTTCTATTACCTGACGCTGGCCGTGTGCGCGGCGGGCATCCTCTGGCTGCGCCGCCTGGCTTTTTCACCGCTGGGTTATACGCTGCGCGGCGTGCGCGATTCGCCCTTGCGCGCCGAGGCGCTGGGCATGGAGGCCCGGCGCGTACAGTGGGCAGGGTTTGTCGCGGCGTCCTTCGCCGCGGGCATGGCGGGGTCGCTCTATGCATTTTCCAAAGGCAGCATCGCGCCCGACGTGATGGCGGTAAGCCGCTCGGTTGACGGGCTGATGATGGTCTTGCTGGGTGGTTTGCAGACGCTGGCGGGGCCGCTGGTGGGCGCGGCCGCCTACACCTGGCTGCAAGACACCGCCGCGCGCAGCACCGAGTACTGGCACGCCGTGCTGGGCCTGGCCATCCTGGCGCTGGTCATGCTCTTTCCGGACGGTTTGGCGGGCGCGGCCGCGCGGCTACGTGGGAGGCGCGCATGA